The Armatimonadota bacterium genome includes a window with the following:
- a CDS encoding phosphatidate cytidylyltransferase, which translates to MLKKRLATAAIGIPLVCAAALWPGGLPAVVLVGAVLTLAFGEFAALCSAAGIPCRIWWGTAGIIVLVIFAQARVPAPQWLPEAAIFLSWAFLIVEMGRPDRRPVSAIGATLMGVAWIGGLGSCLLMVRFWSPHHGAAFFGADGRPLLALLIIVWALDSAAFFAGRIFGRTRIAPSISPRKTVEGALGGFFAAAVAGIVTAPLMGQSPADGAALGAAIGVAGQVGDLFESAVKRELGAKDSGASLPGHGGWLDRIDSLLFAAGVTAWWLIRA; encoded by the coding sequence ATGCTGAAGAAAAGACTGGCCACGGCCGCCATCGGAATCCCGCTGGTCTGCGCCGCCGCCCTTTGGCCCGGAGGACTGCCTGCGGTGGTGCTCGTTGGAGCCGTCCTGACTCTGGCGTTCGGTGAGTTCGCGGCGCTGTGCTCGGCGGCAGGCATTCCGTGCCGCATCTGGTGGGGGACGGCGGGGATCATTGTGCTGGTGATCTTCGCTCAGGCGCGCGTTCCTGCTCCACAGTGGCTGCCTGAGGCCGCCATTTTCCTGTCGTGGGCGTTCCTGATCGTGGAGATGGGCAGGCCGGACCGGAGGCCCGTAAGCGCCATTGGAGCCACGCTGATGGGAGTCGCCTGGATCGGCGGGCTTGGCAGTTGCCTTCTGATGGTGCGGTTCTGGTCTCCGCACCACGGAGCGGCGTTCTTCGGCGCGGATGGCCGCCCGCTGCTCGCGCTGCTCATCATCGTCTGGGCTTTGGACAGCGCGGCCTTCTTCGCCGGGCGCATCTTTGGCCGCACGAGGATCGCGCCCTCCATCAGTCCCCGCAAGACGGTGGAGGGCGCGCTGGGAGGTTTCTTCGCGGCGGCAGTGGCGGGCATCGTCACCGCTCCGTTGATGGGGCAATCCCCTGCCGACGGCGCCGCGCTGGGGGCGGCTATCGGCGTGGCCGGTCAAGTTGGCGATCTCTTCGAATCCGCTGTCAAGCGCGAGCTGGGCGCGAAGGACTCCGGCGCATCGCTGCCGGGGCACGGCGGCTGGCTGGACCGAATCGACAGCCTTCTGTTCGCAGCGGGAGTAACCGCGTGGTGGTTGATACGGGCCTGA
- the mtlD gene encoding mannitol-1-phosphate 5-dehydrogenase, protein MRTALQFGAGNIGRGFTGQLFSQSGYEVVFVDVVPEIVEALNRERGYTITIAAEPEEKIPIHNVRAVDGRDTAAVAEEVARCDIACTAVGVNVLGAIAKPLREGLALRRERRPDETLNIIICENLRDAAGTLRSLVLEGTEPDLAEWIREHVGFVQAVVGRMVPVRTPEEKAADLLGIRVEPFCKLPIDADAIRGGFAPIQGVIPRSNFQAYIDQKLFAHNAGHAAAAYFGALKGVTYLWECMEDAEVRGKAEAVMTETGRALIARYGLDAQEHWDHVQDLLRRFSNKRLGDTVARVGADPIRKLGRDDRLVGAALFCQEQNVRPENVAAAIAAGLRFRNPEDASAVQLQKLIDEKGIEAVLEEVCGITAGSELGRMILQSYNGMG, encoded by the coding sequence TTGAGGACAGCACTGCAGTTCGGCGCCGGGAATATCGGACGCGGGTTCACGGGACAACTCTTCAGCCAGTCGGGGTACGAAGTGGTTTTCGTGGACGTCGTCCCCGAGATCGTGGAGGCGCTGAATCGGGAACGCGGCTATACCATTACTATCGCGGCGGAGCCGGAAGAAAAGATCCCCATCCACAATGTCCGGGCGGTCGACGGCCGCGATACGGCAGCCGTGGCGGAGGAGGTGGCCCGGTGCGACATCGCGTGCACCGCGGTGGGGGTGAACGTTCTGGGAGCCATCGCCAAGCCCCTGCGAGAGGGCCTTGCGCTCCGGCGGGAGCGCCGGCCGGACGAGACCCTGAACATCATCATCTGCGAGAACTTGCGGGACGCGGCGGGCACACTGCGCTCGCTGGTTTTGGAGGGCACGGAGCCGGACCTGGCCGAGTGGATCCGGGAACACGTTGGCTTCGTCCAGGCCGTTGTAGGGCGAATGGTGCCGGTGCGGACCCCGGAGGAGAAGGCGGCCGACCTCCTGGGGATCCGTGTGGAGCCGTTCTGCAAGCTGCCCATTGACGCAGACGCCATCCGCGGAGGATTTGCTCCCATTCAAGGGGTGATCCCGCGCTCCAACTTCCAGGCCTACATCGATCAGAAGCTTTTCGCTCACAACGCGGGACACGCTGCGGCGGCTTATTTCGGCGCGTTGAAGGGCGTGACCTATCTCTGGGAGTGCATGGAAGACGCCGAAGTTCGCGGAAAGGCCGAGGCGGTGATGACCGAGACCGGCCGAGCCCTCATCGCCCGCTACGGTCTTGATGCGCAGGAGCACTGGGACCACGTGCAGGACCTGCTGCGGCGCTTTTCCAATAAGCGGCTGGGCGATACGGTGGCCCGCGTAGGGGCGGATCCCATCCGCAAGCTGGGCCGCGACGACCGGCTCGTGGGAGCCGCGCTTTTCTGCCAGGAGCAGAATGTTCGCCCGGAGAACGTGGCTGCAGCCATCGCCGCCGGCCTCCGGTTCCGCAACCCGGAAGATGCGTCGGCGGTTCAGCTGCAAAAGCTAATAGACGAAAAGGGGATTGAGGCGGTTCTTGAAGAAGTCTGTGGTATCACGGCCGGCTCCGAACTGGGCCGGATGATCCTGCAGTCTTACAACGGGATGGGATGA
- a CDS encoding glucosamine--fructose-6-phosphate aminotransferase produces the protein MPVMLDEIHEQPRIVQAVLTQEQRNIERLCKAIRSKDIDCVVIAGRGTSDHAATVAKYLIEITNGLPVALAAPSVVTLYRSRLNLSRCLVMGVSQTDSSEEVVEYVAEARRGGALTVGITGDPDSDLARNTDYNVFCHVGEERGVATTKSYTAALAACYLFALTLAENSEMLDHLMRVPEMMQKTFDTEQLIHDIAPRYRYMEECFVMARGINHATAYEAALKIAETSYVGARAYSVADFAHGPIAVVHEGFSCFMFAPAGKAFSSVVNMIGTLSQKRAETIVYSNSEEALRRATIAVRMPVDMDEILTPLVYILPAQLFAYYLALTKGYNPDRPRGAHRSTLSR, from the coding sequence ATGCCGGTAATGCTGGATGAGATCCACGAGCAGCCGAGGATCGTGCAGGCGGTCCTTACACAGGAGCAGCGGAACATCGAGCGGCTATGCAAGGCGATCCGGAGCAAAGATATTGACTGCGTGGTCATTGCGGGACGCGGAACGTCCGACCACGCGGCCACCGTGGCGAAATACCTCATCGAGATCACGAACGGTCTGCCGGTGGCGCTGGCGGCGCCGTCCGTGGTCACACTCTACCGAAGCCGGCTGAATCTGTCGCGCTGCCTGGTGATGGGGGTCTCTCAGACCGATTCCTCGGAAGAGGTAGTGGAATATGTGGCGGAAGCGCGCAGGGGGGGCGCGCTGACGGTGGGCATCACAGGCGACCCGGATTCGGACCTGGCCCGGAACACCGACTATAACGTCTTCTGCCACGTGGGCGAGGAGAGAGGCGTCGCCACCACTAAGTCCTACACCGCTGCCCTTGCGGCCTGCTATCTGTTTGCGCTGACACTCGCCGAGAACAGCGAGATGCTGGACCACCTGATGCGCGTCCCGGAGATGATGCAGAAGACGTTCGACACGGAGCAGCTCATCCACGACATCGCCCCGCGCTACCGTTACATGGAGGAGTGCTTCGTAATGGCCCGCGGCATCAACCACGCCACGGCCTACGAAGCGGCTCTGAAGATCGCGGAGACGAGCTACGTGGGCGCCCGAGCATATTCTGTGGCCGATTTCGCGCACGGACCCATCGCCGTGGTGCACGAAGGGTTCTCCTGCTTCATGTTTGCCCCGGCGGGAAAGGCGTTCTCCAGCGTGGTGAATATGATCGGCACGCTGTCCCAGAAGCGCGCCGAGACCATCGTCTACTCCAACAGCGAGGAGGCGCTGCGAAGGGCCACCATCGCCGTGCGGATGCCGGTGGATATGGACGAGATCCTCACCCCGCTGGTGTACATCCTGCCCGCGCAGCTTTTCGCATACTATCTTGCCCTCACCAAGGGCTACAATCCGGACCGGCCCCGGGGAGCGCACCGGTCCACGCTGAGCCGCTGA